One genomic window of Diospyros lotus cultivar Yz01 chromosome 8, ASM1463336v1, whole genome shotgun sequence includes the following:
- the LOC127807648 gene encoding zinc finger CCCH domain-containing protein 6, producing MRGLQKSKRVSWASDVNLCQVRLFLSDESPSQVGFGAQDHLQAKASWMPSSSGLATDDNLPPGFEAAHSANLLKNKLSQIPLVKWRCPARFVLDASWQVVAGEESKEVDIQNQREMRMLEAVYPRPSAIPPNPSVSMDTGDPPYNDLNTTLIPITPIEDEDAAADAAVDPVAQNASAMSSQVLLLPPGMPPASQFSTTASPNLITSGNTAAGIFPGLEPDVAAAAYAALSAVVSSNDQGNLIDPDLLVKILSDPKLIEKLVADHRAATNPQITPMPRPPGIIFSEPPSVQISRAEAGAPSLSVPPTGPFYGPPNRAGPVPNARPPPLDVLPVASPLGAPIAKDINYYKSLIQQHGAERQENLLQFDNRHSHQLVAHQESVNNPKPREFKPKIMKPCIYFNSSRGCRHGANCSYQHDTSSQQRAGSVPEVQSTKRMKLDREITGA from the exons ATGCGAGGGTTGCAGAAATCAAAACGGGTTTCTTGGGCGTCAGATGTAAATCTTTGTCAG GTGAGGCTGTTTCTCTCTGATGAATCCCCTTCTCAAGTTGGGTTTGGAGCTCAGGATCACCTTCAAGCAAAGGCTTCATGGATGCCATCATCATCAGGACTGGCTACTGATGATAATTTGCCACCTGGCTTCGAAGCTGCTCATTCCGCCAACCTGTTGAAGAATAAGTTGTCCCAAATCCCTCTTGTTAAATGGAGATGCCCTGCAAGA TTTGTTTTGGATGCCTCATGGCAAGTTGTTGCTGGTGAAGAAAGCAAAGAAGTGGATATACAGAACCAGCGGGAGATGAGAATGCTTGAGGCAGTTTATCCTCGCCCATCTGCGATTCCTCCAAA CCCCTCTGTCTCAATGGACACTGGAGATCCTCCTTACAATGATCTGAACACTACTTTGATCCCCATCACTCCcattgaagatgaagatgcagCAGCAGATGCAGCAGTAGATCCCGTGGCTCAAAATGCCAGTGCCATGAGCTCGCAGGTCCTGCTGTTGCCTCCTGGAATGCCTCCTGCATCACAGTTCAGTACCACCGCTTCTCCAAACCTGATTACCAGTGGAAATACGGCTGCTGGAATATTCCCCGGGCTTGAACCAGATGTGGCTGCAGCTGCATATGCTGCCTTGTCTGCTGTAGTGTCTAGCAATGATCAAGGAAACTTGATTGACCCAGACTTGCTCGTTAAAATTCTTAGTGACccaaaattgattgaaaaattagtTGCAGACCACAGAGCAGCCACTAACCCACAGATCACACCCATGCCAAGGCCACCAGGGATAATATTTTCCGAACCACCTTCTGTTCAGATTAGTCGGGCAGAAGCTGGTGCACCATCGTTGTCAGTTCCTCCAACTGGACCCTTCTATGGTCCACCAAATAGAGCAGGGCCTGTTCCCAATGCTCGGCCTCCTCCACTAGATGTACTTCCAGTTGCCTCTCCATTAGGAGCTCCTATTGCTAAGGACATTAACTATTATAAGAGCCTTATTCAGCAACATGGGGCTGAGAGACAAGAGAACCTTCTGCAGTTTGATAACCGTCACAGCCATCAATTAGTAGCCCACCAAGAATCAGTTAATAACCCTAAACCAAGGGAATTTAAACCCAAGATAATGAAGCCATGTATCTACTTTAACAGTTCAAGGGGTTGCCGGCATGGAGCCAACTGTTCTTATCAGCATGATACATCATCTCAGCAGCGGGCTGGTAGCGTTCCAGAGGTGCAAAGTACAAAGAGAATGAAATTGGACAGGGAGATTACAGGTGCATAG
- the LOC127807643 gene encoding bZIP transcription factor 29-like: protein MEDTDETGVSPCLFLEHQKRTSISNLNLGQFGPSQQKSQCANPHNSTSIPSSSYLQIAKSQPDSPQQPINENCKLGTPNSISSSEPSFLSMSCLPPLSRFPHYEPLSSPNAIPADVSTRKGHRRSSSDVPLAFSAMIQSSPQLIPISGKRALGGSERDNLVGDKQIWSVKQELDFDEDRRDNGQGTGERKSEGKVVNGSFVTFMNLDNFDLSHPSATEDKDMDGRTSGTKPHGGESSDNEVESNMKRNPGTGVSFSTEKREVIKSIAGEEISPTVRHFRSFSMGGFVGNFNLDDEATRLPPLLGTQAAQHSPSNSIDGNLRKFGLEFRNGEFTSAAQHSPSNSIDGNLRKFGLEFRNGEFTSAELQKIMANEKLAEIALSDPKRAKRILANRQSAARSKERKMHYISELEHKVQTLQTEATSLSTQLALLQRESTALSSQNNELKFRIETMEQQAQLKDALSEALTAEVHRLKLATAGHRGAS, encoded by the exons ATGGAGGATACGGATGAAACTGGTGTTTCCCCTTGTTTGTTCCTTGAACATCAGAAACGAACGagcatttcaaatttaaatttggggCAGTTTGGTCCTAGTCAGCAGAAATCACAGTGTGCGAATCCTCACAACAGTACTAGTATACCTTCGTCTTCTTATTTGCAAATTGCAAAGTCCCAGCCGGATTCTCCGCAACAGCCCATTAATGAAAATTGTAAACTGGGAACTCCAAATTCCATATCTTCATCTGAGCCATCATTTTTGTCGATGAGTTGCTTACCTCCATTAAGTCGGTTTCCTCATTACGAGCCATTGTCCAGCCCGAATGCTATTCCAGCAGATGTGTCCACTCGTAAAGGTCACCGAAGATCTAGCAGTGACGTTCCATTAGCATTCTCAGCTATGATTCAATCTTCGCCACAGTTAATACCCATAAGTGGAAAGAGAGCTTTGGGAGGGTCTGAGAGAGATAATTTGGTAGGGGACAAGCAGATTTGGTCAGTGAAACAAGAATTGGATTTTGATGAGGATCGGAGGGACAATGGACAAGGAACGGGTGAGAGGAAATCAGAGGGAAAAGTTGTTAATGGATCATTTGTTACATTCATGAATTTGGACAACTTTGATCTGTCTCACCCTTCTGCGACAGAGGATAAGGATATGGATGGCAGGACTAGTGGCACAAAACCACATGGTGGTGAGAGCAGTGACAATGAAGTGGAGAGCAACATGAAAAGAAATCCTGGAACAGGAGTCAGTTTTTCAACTGAGAAGAGGGAAGTAATCAAAAGCATCGCTGGTGAAGAAATTTCTCCCACTGTCCGTCATTTTAGAAGCTTTTCAATGGGTGGTTTTGTGGGAAATTTCAATCTTGACGATGAGGCAACGAGGTTACCCCCTTTGCTAGGAACTCAGGCTGCTCAACATTCGCCTAGCAATTCAATTGATGGGAATTTAAGAAAGTTCGGATTGGAATTTAGGAATGGTGAATTCACTAGCGCTGCTCAACATTCGCCTAGCAATTCAATTGATGGGAATTTAAGAAAGTTCGGATTGGAATTTAGGAATGGTGAATTCACTAGCGCTGAGCTGCAAAAGATCATGGCGAATGAAAAACTTGCTGAGATTGCATTATCTGACCCAAAACGCGCTAAAAG GATATTGGCTAATCGTCAATCAGCTGCACGGTCCAAGGAGAGGAAGATGCATTATATCTCAGAGTTGGAACATAAGGTGCAAACTCTGCAAACGGAAGCTACCTCATTGTCAACACAGCTAGCGCTTTTACAG AGAGAGTCTACTGCCCTGTCAAGTCAGAACAATGAGTTGAAATTCCGCATTGAAACAATGGAACAACAGGCACAGCTCAAAGATG CTCTCAGTGAAGCACTGACAGCAGAAGTCCATCGCTTGAAGCTTGCGACTGCAGGGCACAGGGGGGCAAGTTAG
- the LOC127807645 gene encoding protein IQ-DOMAIN 32: MGRSTASCFKIITCGGGDNAGDKDDAGAPESNSSNDKRGWSFRKRSARHRVLSNTAISETPPLSKDCPETANVNLQVQPNTTSPEKTSELPWEDEKPQLSTSVNLKVSDAKHDSKDDELLYINPDESVAIAIQAVIRRFLAQRKLLKLKNVVKLQAAVRGHLVRRQAVGTLRCIQAIIKMQTLVRMRCTRLISEGSSIMGNSDGDLANDCHGSKILEKGNPVAEPNIAHSSIEKLLKNKFAHQLLESTPRTKRIHIKCDLSRSDSAWNWLERWMSVSSMGSMGIEQPHKHESRIELQEDKVESSACLEETGFPSEDHESTDFKASGREIEVPSNCEDNLITPDTNNFDFQAGQPTSSSKTDNPEPPQPENSGTSHSKQSSTDFDQDKQSDFISQVKPKHITGKSDTDGEQSTRSVKRSAPEQMESEGKKFVSGARRAVNPSFIAVHSKFEGLSSTTNSARLTSTNDQDVGFGSNSDTTENTIKTREIGLAENSGLHPSRVRVGSECGTELSISSTLDSPDRYETEANVEQASELSDRKSNPKGTKNLYVDANGETNFTESDLSNSSLVQPDKLDQNISSRIGEPDNTKGIKGKPDDISGANGEPVISVSAVDTLEEKQNLEPNASYVQQTELDMELDHQISERDVSKVQTEPDKEMGQQMHKSSPVVSPRSHITVPESQGTPSSQISMKTEKNRSDRSASKQKHKALSSGKKSPSKLNHDSGARSTLEQVPKEQKAGKRRNSFGSGRPDYGDQEPRDSDSSNSLPNYMQATESARAKALANSSPRSSPDLQDKDVYIKKRHSLPGANGKQGSPRIQQAMSRAQQDAKGNSHVHERKWQR, from the exons ATGGGAAGATCCACGGCGTCTTGCTTCAAGATCATCACGTGCGGCGGCGGCGACAATGCCGGCGACAAAGACGACGCCGGAGCTCCCGAG AGCAACAGTTCCAACGACAAACGTGGGTGGAGTTTTCGGAAAAGATCTGCCAGGCATCGAGTGCTAAGCAACACTGCGATTTCAGAAACTCCTCCTTTGAGCAAGGACTGCCCAGAAACTGCTAATGTCAACTTGCAAGTTCAGCCAAACACAACTTCTCCAGAGAAAACCTCTGAATTGCCATGGGAAGATGAGAAACCACAATTGTCGACCTCAGTGAATCTCAAAGTATCTGATGCAAAACATGATTCAAAGGATGATGAATTGCTTTACATCAACCCAGATGAATctgttgcaattgccatccaaGCTGTTATCAGAAGATTTCTG GCTCAGAGAAAATTGCTGAAGCTTAAGAATGTGGTCAAGTTGCAAGCTGCTGTACGTGGGCACTTGGTCCGAAGGCAAGCTGTGGGAACTTTGCGTTGTATTCAAGCCATTATCAAGATGCAAACACTTGTTCGTATGCGTTGTACTCGCCTTATATCTGAAGGGTCAAGTATCATGGGGAATTCTGATGGGGATCTTGCCAATGATTGCCATGGTTCAAAAATCTTG GAAAAGGGGAATCCAGTAGCTGAACCGAACATAGCGCACTCTTCAATTGAAAAActgcttaaaaataaatttgctcATCAG CTACTGGAGTCAACGCCGAGGACTAAACGCATTCACATTAAGTGTGACCTTTCTAGATCTGATTCAGCTTGGAATTGGTTGGAGAGGTGGATGTCTGTTTCTTCAATGGGATCAATGGGAATTGAACAACCACACAAACACGAGTCCAGAATTGAGCTACAGGAAGACAAGGTTGAGAGTTCTGCCTGCCTTGAAGAAACTGGATTTCCATCTGAAGATCATGAATCAACAGATTTTAAGGCTAGTGGCAGGGAAATAGAAGTGCCTTCTAATTGTGAAGACAATTTGATAACTCCTGATACAAACAACTTTGACTTTCAAGCAGGCCAACCAACCTCATCTTCCAAAACTGATAATCCAGAGCCTCCTCAGCCTGAGAACTCAGGCACATCACATTCAAAACAGAGCTCAACTGACTTTGATCAAGATAAACAATCAGATTTTATTTCTCAGGTCAAGCCTAAGCATATCACTGGTAAGTCTGACACTGATGGTGAGCAGTCTACGCGCTCTGTGAAAAGATCTGCTCCTGAACAAATGGAATCTGAGGGAAAGAAGTTTGTTTCTGGGGCAAGAAGGGCAGTTAACCCTTCATTTATCGCTGTTCATTCAAAATTTGAAGGACTGAGTTCAACAACCAATTCAGCAAGATTAACTAGTACCAATGATCAAGATGTTGGGTTTGGATCAAACTCGGACACAACAGAAAACACAATCAAGACAAGAGAGATTGGCCTGGCAGAGAACTCAGGATTGCATCCCTCAAGGGTTAGAGTAGGCTCTGAATGTGGGACGGAGCTTTCTATTTCTTCCACTCTTGATTCCCCAGATAGGTATGAGACTGAAGCGAATGTTGAGCAGGCTTCTGAACTCTCTGATAGAAAGAGCAACCCAAAAGGCACTAAAAACCTATACGTTGATGCAAATGGTGAGACTAATTTCACAGAATCTGATTTATCCAATTCCAGCTTGGTTCAGCCAGATAAACTTGACCAGAATATTAGCAGTCGAATTGGGGAACCTGACAATACTAAGGGTATAAAGGGTAAGCCTGATGATATCAGTGGTGCTAATGGCGAACCTGTTATTTCAGTTTCAGCTGTAGATACCTTAGAGGAAAAGCAGAACTTGGAGCCAAATGCATCTTACGTGCAGCAGACAGAGCTGGACATGGAGCTGGATCATCAGATTTCAGAGAGGGATGTGTCTAAGGTGCAGACAGAGCCGGACAAGGAGATGGGTCAACAAATGCACAAGTCATCACCTGTAGTTTCTCCAAGAAGCCACATTACTGTACCTGAATCCCAAGGAACACCTTCTAGCCAGATATCTATGAAAACTGAGAAGAATAGAAGTGATAGAAGTGCATCTAAACAGAAACACAAGGCTTTGTCATCTGGTAAAAAATCTCCTTCAAAACTTAACCATGATTCTGGTGCAAGGAGTACTTTGGAACAAGTGCCTAAAGAACAAAAAGCTGGCAAGAGACGAAATTCTTTTGGCTCTGGGAGACCTGATTATGGTGATCAGGAGCCAAGAGATAGTGATAGCAGTAATTCACTCCCAAATTACATGCAAGCTACAGAATCTGCAAGAGCCAAAGCTCTGGCAAATAGCTCTCCCAGATCAAGTCCAGATCTGCAAGACAAGGATGTTTACATCAAGAAGAGACATTCCTTACCTGGTGCAAATGGAAAGCAGGGATCTCCTCGAATCCAGCAGGCTATGTCTCGAGCACAGCAAGACGCTAAGGGAAATAGTCATGTTCATG AGAGAAAGTGGCAAAGGTGA